A window of the Lagopus muta isolate bLagMut1 chromosome 1, bLagMut1 primary, whole genome shotgun sequence genome harbors these coding sequences:
- the ATP7B gene encoding copper-transporting ATPase 2 isoform X1 — translation MERKLDNKMRRELSCLATLNNKNITLVSVRKRQAAHDVPELLIIGEGSKAGSPLEASRKLQKEEKVLQRNSMGMPEVSTTERQVLSNADSPPSCALEPEMKQNFAFDNMGYEESFEAMPSPSSQEHTVAVNVVGMTCQSCVQSIEGRISKVKGVVSIKVSLELNNALVKYLQSEISAEQICQEIEDMGFDANIAEEKLAPVSVNLPCSREAVIKLRIEGMTCQSCVTSIEGKIKKLHGVAKIKVSLGNQEAVIVYHPYIIQPEELRSHISNLGYNCTIKSKSAPLKLGVLDARNLQSADPKETPASLESEGLHPLVASKSSTATVTVHIEGMHCKSCVRNIEGNISSLPGIQSIEVSLEHKCAVVQYSPNLITLPALQQAIESLPPGNFKVCLPNSSEANSQSSPSPALVCDLFREPLKDTTCTAVIRIDGMTCNSCVQSIEGTISQRQGVQHVAVSLADKTGTIHYDPANTNGEELRAAIEEMGFDASLLTVYCAFVQDIGAGEYERWPDASNTAAQPPVPELPGLDCVSDALPDSPHPDEPNQPSGATAKKCFLQITGMTCASCVSTIERHLQKEEGIVSVLVALMAGKAEIKYEPDFIQPLEIAQLIHNLGFEATVIEDQSETEGNVELLITGMTCASCVHNIESKLMRTNGIFYASVALATCKAHIQFDPEITGPRDIIKIIEEIGFHACVSRRVPNTHNLDHKKEIQQWRKSFLCSLVFGIPVLILMIYMLIPGGEHHGAMVLEQNLIPGLSILNLLFFVLCTFVQFLGGWYFYIQAYKSLKHKAANMDVLIVLATTIAYVYSCVILLVAIVEKAEESPVTFFDTPPMLFVFIALGRWLEHIAKSKTSEALAKLISLQATEATVVTLGPDHTIIREEQVPVELVQRGDIVKVVPGGKFPVDGKVIEGNSMADESLITGEAMPVTKKPGSTVIAGSINAHGSVLVNATHVGNDTTLAQIVKLVEEAQMSKAPIQQLADKFSGYFVPFIIIISTVTLIVWITIGFINFDIIQKYFPNQNKHLSKAELILRFAFQTSITVLSIACPCSLGLATPTAVMVGTGVAAQNGILIKGGKPLEMAHKIKTVMFDKTGTITCGVPKVMRVLLLGDTAVLSLKKVLAVVGTAEASSEHPLGVAVTKYCKEELGTQSLGYCTNFQAVPGCGISCKVGGVEAVVGVADEGVDKLDANKSGDSSALLGDGTLITLSESNGSSSSHTYSVLIGNREWMRRNGLHIANDVNDAMTDHETKGQTAILVAIDGVLCGMIAIADTVKQEAALAVHTLKNMGIDVVLITGDNRKTAKAIATQVGIKKVFAEVLPSHKVAKVQELQNGRRKVAMVGDGVNDSPALARADIGIAIGTGTDVAIEAADVVLIRNDLLDVVASIHLSKRTVRRIRINLILALIYNLLGIPIAAGVFMPAGLVLQPWMGSAAMAASSVSVVLSSLQLKCYKKPDTESYEAQAQGCMKPLTPSQISVHIGMDDRRRDSSRSAPWDQISQVSLSSLTSDKLPRHNGFFEEEGDKWSLLMNGGDEEQYI, via the exons GTTTTGTCCAATGCTGACTCTCCTCCTAGCTGTGCGCTGGAacctgaaatgaaacagaattttgcTTTTGACAACATGGGCTATGAGGAGAGCTTTGAAGCCATGCCCTCACCAtcttcccaggaacacactgtTGCAGTCAATGTGGTGGGAATGACTTGCCAATCTTGTGTGCAGTCGATAGAAGGACGAATTTCCAAAGTTAAGGGTGTTGTGAGTATTAAAGTCTCCCTTGAACTGAATAATGCTTTAGTAAAATATCTGCAGTCAGAAATAAGCGCTGAACAGATTTGCCAAGAAATAGAGGATATGGGCTTTGATGCTAACATAGCAGAAGAAAAGTTGGCACCAGTGTCTGTAAATTTGCCGTGCTCGAGAGAAGCAGTAATAAAGCTTCGGATAGAAGGCATGACGTGCCAGTCCTGTGTCACCAGCATTGAAGGAAAGATTAAGAAGCTTCACGGTGTGGCAAAAATCAAAGTGTCACTTGGTAACCAGGAAGCAGTTATTGTTTACCATCCTTACATCATTCAGCCTGAGGAACTTAGGAGCCATATCAGTAACCTGGGGTACAACTGCACCATTAAGAGTAAATCGGCACCTTTGAAGCTTGGTGTGCTTGATGCCAGGAACCTGCAGAGTGCAGACCCCAAGGAGACACCAGCATCTCTTGAGAGTGAGGGTTTGCATCCGCTGGTTGCcagcaagagcagcacagctacGGTGACTGTACATATAGAAGGCATGCACTGCAAATCTTGTGTCAGAAACATTGAAGGAAATATATCCTCTCTTCCAGGCATACAAAGTATTGAAGTCTCCTTGGAGCATAAATGTGCTGTTGTACAGTATAGCCCAAATTTAATTACCTTGCCTGCTTTGCAGCAAGCTATTGAATCCCTTCCACCTGGGAACTTTAAAGTTTGCCTCCCTAATAGTTCAGAAGCAAATAGCCAGTCATCTCCATCTCCTGCTTTGGTGTGTGATCTCTTCAGAGAGCCACTGAAAGACACAACGTGCACAGCTGTTATTAGGATTGATGGCATGACCTGCAACTCCTGTGTACAGTCCATAGAAGGAACAATATCTCAGAGACAAGGTGTGCAGCATGTAGCAGTTTCTTTAGCTGACAAGACTGGGACCATACATTATGATCCAGCAAACACGAATGGAGAGGAGTTGAGAGCTGCCATAGAAGAAATGGGGTTTGATGCATCTTTGCTGACAG TTTATTGTGCATTTGTTCAAGATATTGGGGCAGGAGAATACGAGCGTTGGCCTGATGCCAGTAACACCGCAGCGCAGCCTCCAGTCCCAGAGCTTCCAGGGTTGGATTGTGTCTCCGATGCACTTCCAGACAGCCCTCATCCTGATGAGCCAAACCAGCCCAGCGGAGCAACAGCCAAGAAGTGCTTTTTACAAATCACTGGCATGACCTGTGCATCGTGTGTGTCTACCATTGAAAGacatctgcagaaagaagaag GTATTGTTTCAGTGTTGGTAGCACTGATGGCAGGTAAAGCAGAGATAAAATACGAGCCTGACTTCATACAGCCTCTTGAAATAGCACAGTTGATCCACAACTTGGGTTTTGAAGCCACTGTCATAGAAGATCaatcagaaacagaaggaaatgtggAGCTGCTT ATTACAGGGATGACTTGTGCTTCCTGTGTTCACAATATTGAATCCAAACTTATGAGAACAAATGGCATATTCTACGCCTCAGTTGCACTTGCTACTTGCAAAGCTCACATCCAGTTTGATCCTGAAATTACAGGACCTCGagatattataaaaataattgag gaaattggCTTTCATGCTTGTGTGTCTAGAAGAGTTCCAAATACACATAACTTGGAtcataaaaaggaaatacagca GTGGAGGAAGTCTTTTTTGTGCAGCCTTGTGTTTGGTATTCCTGTCTTAATCCTAATGATTTATATGCTAATACCTGGCGGCGAGCACCATGGGGCTATGGTGCTGGAGCAGAATCTCATTCCTGGATTATCTATTTTAAATCTTCTCTTCTTTGTCCTGTGCACTTTTGTTCAG TTCCTTGGTGGATGGTATTTTTACATACAAGCTTACAAGTCACTGAAGCACAAGGCAGCCAATATGGATGTGCTCATCGTTCTGGCCACAACGATTGCTTATGTGTATTCATGTGTGATCCTGTTGGTGGCGATAGttgaaaaggcagaggaaagccCTGTCACTTTCTTTGACACTCCTCCAATGCTGTTTGTATTCATTGCCCTTGGGAGATGGCTTGAACATATAGCAAAG AGTAAGACCTCAGAAGCTCTTGCTAAACTTATATCTCTTCAAGCCACGGAAGCCACTGTTGTGACTCTTGGACCTGACCACACTATTATCAG AGAGGAGCAGGTACCTGTTGAACTGGTTCAAAGGGGTGATATTGTAAAGGTTGTTCCAGGTGGAAAGTTCCCAGTGGATGGGAAAGTCATTGAAGGCAATTCTATGGCAGATGAGTCTCTCATTACTG GGGAAGCTATGCCTGTCACTAAAAAGCCTGGGAGCACAGTGATTGCTGGCTCTATAAATGCACATGGCTCAGTTCTTGTTAATGCAACTCATGTTGGTAATGATACCACCCTGGCACAGATTGTGAAATTGGTGGAAGAAGCTCAAATGTCAAAG gCACCAATCCAGCAACTGGCAGATAAGTTTAGTGGATATTTTGTTCCATTTATCATCATAATTTCTACAGTGACTTTGATAGTATGGATCACAATTGGTTTTATAAATTTTGAtattattcagaaatattttcct AATCAGAACAAGCACCTTTCAAAAGCTGAACTAATACTGAGGTTTGCATTTCAAACCTCAATCACTGTGCTGAGCATTGCATGCCCCTGTTCTTTAGGCTTGGCTACCCCAACAGCTGTGATGGTGGGCACAGGAGTTGCTGCGCAGAATGGTATTCTCATCAAAGGCGGAAAACCTCTGGAAATGGCACACAAG ATCAAGACTGTGATGTTTGATAAGACGGGGACCATTACTTGTGGAGTTCCTAAAGTCATGAGGGTTCTTCTGCTGGGAGACACAGCTGTGCTCTCTCTGAAGAAGGTACTGGCAGTGGTTGGCACTGCAGAAGCCAGCAGTGAGCATCCTTTAGGAGTGGCGGTCACTAAATACTGCAAAGAG GAGCTTGGCACTCAGAGCCTGGGATACTGCACCAACTTCCAGGCAGTCCCAGGTTGTGGCATCAGCTGCAAAGTAGGTGGTGTTGAGGCTGTCGTGGGTGTGGCTGATGAGGGTGTTGATAAGTTGGACGCTAACAAGagtggggacagcagtgctCTTCTGGGAGATGGCACACTGATCACACTCTCTGAATCGAATG GTTCATCATCTTCCCACACATACTCAGTATTGATTGGAAATCGTGAGTGGATGCGACGGAATGGCTTGCATATTGCAAACGATGTCAATGATGCCATGACAGACCATGAAACTAAAGGACAGACAGCCATATTAGTGGCTATAGATG GTGTCTTGTGTGGAATGATCGCAATTGCAGACACTGTCAAGCAGGAGGCAGCCCTTGCTGTGCACACACTGAAGAACATGGGAATAGATGTGGTGCTGATAACGGGTGACAACAGGAAAACTGCAAAAGCCATTGCTACTCAG GTTGGGATCAAAAAAGTCTTCGCTGAGGTTCTTCCTTCTCACAAAGTTGCAAAGGTCCAAGAACTCCAAAATGGGAGGAGAAAGGTTGCGATGGTTGGTGATGGAGTCAATGATTCCCCTGCACTAGCCAGGGCCGACATTGGAATTGCAATTGGAACGGGCACCGATGTTGCCATTGAAGCAGCAGATGTTGTTCTTATCCGA AATGACTTGCTGGATGTAGTTGCCAGTATTCACTTATCGAAGAGAACAGTGCGGAGAATACGAATAAATCTGATTCTTGCCTTAATTTATAACCTGCTTGGAATACCAATAGCAGCAG GTGTGTTCATGCCTGCTGGTCTTGTGCTTCAGCCTTGGATGGGATCAGCTGCCATGGCAGCTTCTTCTGTGTCTGTCGTGCTGTCTTCCCTGCAGCTGAAATG ctATAAGAAGCCAGACACAGAAAGTTATGAAGCTCAAGCTCAAGGCTGCATGAAGCCGCTTACCCCTTCCCAAATCAGTGTTCATATTGGAATGGATGACAGGAGGAGGGATTCATCCAGATCGGCTCCGTGGGATCAAATTAGCCAAGTGTCTCTTTCTTCCTTGACTTCAGACAAGCTGCCGAGACATAATGGGTTTTTTGAGGAGGAAGGGGACAAGTGGTCACTGCTGATGAATGGAGGAGATGAAGAACAGTACATCTGA